The Janthinobacterium tructae genome contains the following window.
CGACGAACAAGGTCATCCGCACCTTCCTGAATAGCGCCGCCAAGGTCGATCCAAAGAATTTCTACGGTTCCACCGCGGACCACGACAAGGTCAAGGCCGATATGGCTACCTTGCGCATCGATCATGATTTCTTGCCCAACGTGCAGATTCAGAACACCACGCGCTACGGCAAGACCAAGCAGGACTACCTGCTGACGGCCTTCATGGGCAGCACCGCCAACCTGAAGACGCCGGTGGCCACCGATTCGTCGACCTGGACCCTGGCGCGCTCGCTGCGCACCGTCAAGGATCAGGAAAACACGATTCTGACCAACCAGACCGTGGTCAGCGCGCAATTCGATACGGGCGTGCTCAAGCACTCCGTCGTGGCCGGCGCCGAATTCACCAGCGAAAAGCAGACCAACTACAGCTATGTGCCTGCCAGCCTGGGCACCATGCCGGACGCCAATCTGTACCATCCGAACCCGCGCGCCCCCGTCACCGGCTACCAGCCCGTGCGCAGCGGCGCCTACAGCCAAGGCGAAGTCAACACGCAAAGCGCCTATGTCTTCGACACCATCAAGTTCGGCGACAAATGGATCTTCAACGGCGGCGTGCGCTTCGACCATTTCAACACCAGCTATGACTCCGTCACCCTGCAAACGGCCGTCGCCGCAGGCCAGGTGCAAAAACTGCCGGTAGGCACGCCTATTCCTGTTCACATCACCCTGAACGACACCTTCGCCAACGGCAAGATCTCGGCCCTGTACAAGCCAACGCCGGACAGCAGCGTGTATGCGCTGTGGGCCACCTCGAAGGCGCCGCCGGGCACCAACTTCACGCTGAGCACGGGCGCCAGCAGCGCGCAAAATCCGATGTATGATCCGCAGGAAACCACCACCAAGGAAATCGGCACCAAGTGGGATTTCCTGAAACAAAAACTGTCGCTGTCGGCCGCCGTCTACCAGACGGACGTGAAAAATGAAGTAGAGCAAGATCCCGTCGACCTGATCTACTATCAGAATGGCAAGAAACGCGTGCAGGGCATCGAAATCGGCATGGTGGGCGAGATCATGCCGAACTGGCTGGTCAGCGCCGGCTACACACGCATGAATACCAAGGTCGAGTCGGGCAAGGTCGTCACGGCCAGCGGCATCAATAACCTCAGCTACACGCCGAAACAGGCGTTCACGGGCTGGACCTCGTACACCCTGCCGTTTGGCCTGAAGATCGGCGGCGGCGCACGTTACGTGGGTGAAATGCTGCGCGGCACCGATGGCGCCGTCGGCACGCCGGCCCGCGTGGATGCCTACTGGGTCTTCGACGCCATGGCAACGTATACCGTCAACAAAAACCTCGACTTGCAGTTGAACGCCTACAACCTGGCCGACAAGACCTATGTGGCGGCCATCAACAAGTCCGGCTTCCGCTACACGCCAGGCCAGCCCCGTTCCTTCAGCCTGACGGCGAATATCAAGTTCTAACATCTAGAGAACACGCATCGCGTCACATCAAGCCCCTCTTCGGAGGGCTAATGAGATGGTCACCCTCCACCCTATAAGTTACTAAACTTATAGGGTGTTTTCATTTCTGAAGGAGACCATCATGGAAAGCGTCATGCTCATCGGCATCGATCTCGGCAAAAACAGCTTTCATGTCCACGGACAGGATCGCCAAGGTAAAACACTGCTGCACAAGAAGTTCAGCCGCCCACAACTGATCGCGTTTCTCGCCACTTTTCATCCCTGCACCATCGTCATGGAGGCCTGCGCCGGGGCGCACTTCATAGCCCGGCAACTGGCCGGCTTTGGCCATGAGGCCAAGCTGATCTCGCCGCAGTTCGTGCGCCCCTTCGTCAAGAGCAATAAGAACGACTTCGCCGGATAGATTTAAGCAAGCCTACTCACATCATACAAAATCAGCTTGCAAAAAGGAGGGTGACCATAGAATTTTTATTGTCCTGATAATCTTGTCTTTTTGCCGCACCACCGCCCTGCCGCAACTAGCGTATGAAAAGTCATACAGCGATGGCCCGTCACGTCCAATATTTCGCGCAAGCACGCCAAATTGCGACATCTAAGCAACAAAAAAGCTTCCTTAAATCAACAACTTAAGAAGTTAGGCCGCAAATTCCCATTTCAGGCATATCCTTTGCTATGTACAGGTTTTGCTGCAAATAATCGCTGGCACGCAAGGGCTTGTTTTTGAGAAATACTGACTCCAAGCTTGAGTTGCTCGCTATCAATAATCCGCTCACAGCGGCGTTTCACCGGAGGAGTCATAATGAAAAAGAAACGGCCATTAACCCTGTACATCCTGATTGCCATGATCCTCGGCATTGCCGTCGGTTATGGATGCAACACCGCCTTCCCTGATGCCAAGCTCAGCGCTCAGATCGCTGGCAATATTTCCATCGTCACCGACGTCTTCCTGCGCCTGATCAAGATGATCATTGCGCTGCTGGTGTTCTCCACCCTGACGGTCGGCATCGCCCACATGGGCGACGGCAAGACAGCCGGCCGCATCGGCCTGAAAGCCATGTGCTGGTTCGTCGTCGCCTCGCTGGTCTCGCTGGCGCTGGGCATGGTGCTGTCGAACCTGATGCAGCTCGGTACCAACCTGGGCTTGCCATTGCCGGACGTACACGCTTCAACGAATTTGAAAACGGCCGCCTTCACCTTGAAAGATTTCTTCACGCACCTGGTGCCGAAGTCGCCGATCGAGGCCATGGCCAACAATGAAATCCTGCAAGTGCTGGTGTTCTCGATCTTCTTCGGCGGCGCACTGGCCGGCCTGGGCGAATCGGGCAAGACCCTGACGGCCGTCGTCGACCAGCTGGCACAAGTCATGCTGCGCATCACCGGCACCATCATGAACCTGGCTCCGCTGGCCGTGTTCGCCGCCATGGCCTCCGTCATCACCACCCACGGCCTGGGCGTGCTGGTCACGTTCGCCAAGTTCATGGGCGGCTTCTACGTGGGCCTGTTGTGCCTGTGGGCACTGCTGATCGGCGCCGGCTTTGTCGTCATCGGCCCGCGCATCTTCAAGCTCGTCGGCCTGATCCGCGAACCATTCCTGCTGGCATTCTCGACGGCCAGCTCGGAAGCGGCGTATCCAAAACTGCTGACGGCGCTCGACCAGTTCGGCGTGGACCGCAAGATTTCCAGTTTTGTGTTGCCAATGGGCTACTCCTTCAACCTCGACGGCTCGATGATGTACTGCACCTTCGCCGTGCTGTTCATTGCACAAGCCTACGGTATCGACCTGTCGATCGGCACGCAGATCACCATGCTGCTGCTGCTGATGCTGACCTCGAAAGGCATGGCCGGCGTGCCGCGCGCCTCGCTGGTGGTGATTGCCGCCACCCTGAACCAGTTCAATATCCCGGAAGCGGGCTTGCTGCTGCTGATGGGCGTCGACCAATTCCTCGACATGGGTCGCTCGGCCACCAACGCGGTCGGCAATGCCGTCGCCACGGCCGTCGTCGCCAAGTGGGAAGGTGGCCTGGCCACCGAGGAAGAAGCCGCTGCGGCCAACGCCGCCAACCAGAACACGGAAAGCCATTGGGGCGAAGCTGACCACGCTAGCAAAGCCTGATAGCGCCATGGCCCGCCACAAGCGGGCCATTTATTTGTTGTCCATGTTGAGTAACAAGCAGTCAGGTAGTGCGATCAGTAGTCATTCCAACTTATTAGAGAGATTTTCATGAAAAAAGTCCTGTTTACCCTGCTGGCCCTTGGCGCAGCTTCCGGCGGCGCATTGGCGCAATCGAGCGTGACCATGTATGGCGTGGCTGACGCCGGCCTGGTGTTCGACAAGGATGCGGCCGGCGACCGCCTGAACCGCGTCGCCTCCGGCATCGCCTCGGGCTCGCGCATCGGCTTCAAAGGCAAGGAAGACCTCGGTGCTGGCCTGGCCGCCATTTTCGTGCTGGAAAGCGGTTTCAACATCGATACCGGCACCTCGGGCCAGGGCGGCCGCCTGTTCGGCCGCCAGGCATACGTCGGCCTGACCGGCAGCGCCGGCGCCGTCACCTTGGGCCGCCAATATACGCCGTACTACTTGGCCCTGCGCGACGTGGCCGATCCGTTTGTCATCGGCCTGGCCGGCACGGCATCGAACATTATGGCGACGAATTATCGCATCGACAACATGGTGCAATACAGCACGCCGACCTGGAGCAAGCTGTCGGCCGACCTGGCGTATGGCTTTGGCGAAGTGGCCGGCGACAATGCGAAAAACCGCAGCATGGGCGGCGCCGTGCACTACATCGACGGCCCGCTGAACGTGACCCTGACGCACCACCGCCAGGAAAATTTGGTGGCGAAGCAAACGCGCAACACCCTGCTGGCCACGCGCTACGACTTTGGCGTGCTGCAAGGCAACTTCGGCTACGCCGACAACCGCGCCTTCGACGACAGCAAGAGCAACGACATCCTCGTTGGCTTCAGCGCCCCGTTCGGCGCCACCAAGCTGGTCGCGTCCTACATCCGCCACAACGACAAGAGCAATGCCAACCGTGACGCCCAGCAGTGGGCCATCGGCGCCTTCTATGCGCTGTCCAAGCGCAGCGACCTGTACACAGGTTACGGCCACATCAGCAACAAGAACGGCGCTACCTACAAGGTTGGCAATGCCACCGACGATGGCACCGGTAACAGCGGTTTCAACCTGGGCATGCGCCACACGTTCTAAGGACATCGAGCTGTCCGTGACATAAAAGCGTGAGCCGCCGGATGCATATCCGGCGGCTTTTTCTTTTTACGCAATATTTAAATGCGATACTGTGGGTTCTTGCAAGTTGGCAGCTGATTTTATGAATAGCAGTAACAAACCCTCCCTTTCCTGGCGTCAGCGCCTGGCGCAACGCTCGGGCCGCGAAACGCTGGCTTGGGGCGTGGTGCTGGCAGCGTGTCTGACGACCGTCTGGCTCGTATATTTCTGGACGGAGCGCATCGCCATCGGCAAGCTGCAGGCGAGTGGCGCGCAGCGCCTCGAGGTGTATGTCAGCAGCCTGGAAAACGCGCTGGAGAAATACGATTTCCTGCCCAAGACGCTGGAACTGAACCGCGACGTGATCCGCCTGCTGCAGCACCCGGAAGATCCCGTGCTGGTCGATACGGTCAACCATTACCTGGAGCAGATGAATGCCCAGGCGAAATCGTCGACCATTTTCATCAGCAACCTCGACGGCAACACGCGGGCCGCCAGCAATTGGCAGCAGCCCGACAGCTTTATTGGCGACAATATCTCGTTCCGCCCCTACGCGCAGGACGCCCTGCGGGGCACGCCGGGGCGTTTTTATGGCGTCGGCACGACGCGGCTCGAGCCCGGCTACTTCTTTGCCCATGGCATCTACCAGAATGGCCACATGCTGGGCCTGGCAACGGTCAAGGTGAACCTGGAAACCCTGGAAAAACGCTGGGTGCAAGGCGCGGACAAGGTCATGCTGGCCGATGAGCACGGCGTGATCTTTCTCAGTTCCATGGCGGACTGGAAATACAAGACCCTGGCGCCGCTGTCGCCCGCCATCGTCGAAGAACTCAACCGCACGCGCCAGTATTACTCGAAGCAGCTCGAAGCCATCCCCTTCGTCTCGGACCGCCAGCTGGGCAATGGCGCGCGCGTGATCAGCGTGCGCGAGCAGGAACATGCCGACACGCCACCAAAGATCAGCTCCAGCGTCATGACACAGATCAAGCTCAAGTCACCGCAAGGCTGGACTTTTATCTACCTGTCCGACCTGGCGCAGGCAAAAGCCAGCGCGCGCGCGGCAGCCGCCTTCTCTTGCGTGCTGCTGGGTTTTTTCATGCTGCTGTTCTTTTACCTGCGCCAGCGCCGCGCAGCCGTGGCGCAAAAATTGCGCGCCCGCGAAGATTTGCAACATGCCTACGACAACCTGGAAGCCATGGTCGAGGAACGCACCTCG
Protein-coding sequences here:
- a CDS encoding catecholate siderophore receptor Fiu, producing MAIKSRKHAPTRFNQHIGAALAVMLLPVAAQAADPAGQSAPASQQTLNEIKVVGSKENDFKAEKASSPKYTEDLVNTAQTIVVIKKELIEQQGALTLTDALRNTPGVGTFFLGENGNTNTGDAVYMRGFDASGSIYVDGVRDVGSISRDVFNIEQIDVLKGPAGTDSGRGSPTGSINLVSKTATMENKFNSLLTAGSGKQKRATADWNRIIDADSGTAFRLNLMTQDSGNPARDEVKNKRWAFAPTVTFGIGKPTRITASYLHVDQNNVPDGFVPTIGLPGYSTPDSITPTNKVIRTFLNSAAKVDPKNFYGSTADHDKVKADMATLRIDHDFLPNVQIQNTTRYGKTKQDYLLTAFMGSTANLKTPVATDSSTWTLARSLRTVKDQENTILTNQTVVSAQFDTGVLKHSVVAGAEFTSEKQTNYSYVPASLGTMPDANLYHPNPRAPVTGYQPVRSGAYSQGEVNTQSAYVFDTIKFGDKWIFNGGVRFDHFNTSYDSVTLQTAVAAGQVQKLPVGTPIPVHITLNDTFANGKISALYKPTPDSSVYALWATSKAPPGTNFTLSTGASSAQNPMYDPQETTTKEIGTKWDFLKQKLSLSAAVYQTDVKNEVEQDPVDLIYYQNGKKRVQGIEIGMVGEIMPNWLVSAGYTRMNTKVESGKVVTASGINNLSYTPKQAFTGWTSYTLPFGLKIGGGARYVGEMLRGTDGAVGTPARVDAYWVFDAMATYTVNKNLDLQLNAYNLADKTYVAAINKSGFRYTPGQPRSFSLTANIKF
- a CDS encoding dicarboxylate/amino acid:cation symporter — its product is MKKKRPLTLYILIAMILGIAVGYGCNTAFPDAKLSAQIAGNISIVTDVFLRLIKMIIALLVFSTLTVGIAHMGDGKTAGRIGLKAMCWFVVASLVSLALGMVLSNLMQLGTNLGLPLPDVHASTNLKTAAFTLKDFFTHLVPKSPIEAMANNEILQVLVFSIFFGGALAGLGESGKTLTAVVDQLAQVMLRITGTIMNLAPLAVFAAMASVITTHGLGVLVTFAKFMGGFYVGLLCLWALLIGAGFVVIGPRIFKLVGLIREPFLLAFSTASSEAAYPKLLTALDQFGVDRKISSFVLPMGYSFNLDGSMMYCTFAVLFIAQAYGIDLSIGTQITMLLLLMLTSKGMAGVPRASLVVIAATLNQFNIPEAGLLLLMGVDQFLDMGRSATNAVGNAVATAVVAKWEGGLATEEEAAAANAANQNTESHWGEADHASKA
- a CDS encoding porin translates to MKKVLFTLLALGAASGGALAQSSVTMYGVADAGLVFDKDAAGDRLNRVASGIASGSRIGFKGKEDLGAGLAAIFVLESGFNIDTGTSGQGGRLFGRQAYVGLTGSAGAVTLGRQYTPYYLALRDVADPFVIGLAGTASNIMATNYRIDNMVQYSTPTWSKLSADLAYGFGEVAGDNAKNRSMGGAVHYIDGPLNVTLTHHRQENLVAKQTRNTLLATRYDFGVLQGNFGYADNRAFDDSKSNDILVGFSAPFGATKLVASYIRHNDKSNANRDAQQWAIGAFYALSKRSDLYTGYGHISNKNGATYKVGNATDDGTGNSGFNLGMRHTF
- a CDS encoding sensor histidine kinase, with product MNSSNKPSLSWRQRLAQRSGRETLAWGVVLAACLTTVWLVYFWTERIAIGKLQASGAQRLEVYVSSLENALEKYDFLPKTLELNRDVIRLLQHPEDPVLVDTVNHYLEQMNAQAKSSTIFISNLDGNTRAASNWQQPDSFIGDNISFRPYAQDALRGTPGRFYGVGTTRLEPGYFFAHGIYQNGHMLGLATVKVNLETLEKRWVQGADKVMLADEHGVIFLSSMADWKYKTLAPLSPAIVEELNRTRQYYSKQLEAIPFVSDRQLGNGARVISVREQEHADTPPKISSSVMTQIKLKSPQGWTFIYLSDLAQAKASARAAAAFSCVLLGFFMLLFFYLRQRRAAVAQKLRAREDLQHAYDNLEAMVEERTSELNAMTQSLSQEIEVRSKAEQKLHITQNELFQAGKMAVLGQMSASITHELNQPLTALRTMSDNAVILLERGRLDDARRNLAKISQIAARMGTITGQLKIFARKSTTSLTSVSIPTAISNALFLVERRLQVENVRFTLQLPPEDIFAMCESNRLEQVLVNLYANALDAMNGSEVRSLRVSVACTPEHVLIHVADTGPGLSTEVYEHLFEPFFTTKPQGLGLGLGLAISEQITRQFGGVLRAENAPGGGAIFTIELQIATQEEKHV